The DNA sequence ATTTTACATCAGGGAATCGTAATTCCAATTCAAGCCTTGTTCCCATAGGCATCGGTTCCTTGGTCCGAAAGAGGAGTCCACCTTCCGAGATGTCTTGTGAGTCCCCTTCCCCTTTGTCGCTAGGCAAAAACTGAGCTGAACCAGCACCTGATTGGATCACACGGTAGGTGAGATGGACTTTTTCAGAGATACGATTGTAAATGCGGCGTTCGCTAGACATGAATGCTAGAGAACACCGAAATCAATGTTTGGGCAAGTTTAAAATGAAAATCTCACCCGCATCTAAGGGTGAGATTTCTGTTATCCTTCTAAATCCTCTGGTCGGATTTCGTAATCTGGACGGAAGGCTCCTTCAATTTTCTCTCTGAGCCTATCGATGTATCCAAAAACGGCAGGTACTACGATGAGTGTGATGAGAGTCGATAGGATGAGTCCACCAATGATGGCAATCCCCATTGCAGTTCTCGATTTAGAGGCTTCACCAATCCCAAGTGCAATTGGCAATGTCCCTGCAATCATTGCAAGGGATGTCATAAGGATTGGTCTCAATCGTTTTGCACCCGCATCAAAGATGGCATCGTTTCTAGACATACCATGTTCTTTCATAGCAAGCATCGCATGGTCCACAAGTAAGATGGAGTTTTTAGCAACAAGACCCATTAGTAGGATGAGTCCAATCATACTAAATAAGTTTAACATCTCGCCAGTTAAGGCGAGTGCAAAAAAGGCACCCGATATAGCAGGTGGAATGGCAAACAAAATCGTTATCGGTGTGATAAATGACTCATAAAGAGAAGCTAACACAAGATAAATGAAGATAAGCGCCATCCCAAAGGCAAGGACGATGTTTTGTAACAACTCTTTGAAGTCTTCAGATTGTCCCACAAAGGAATACGTAATGCCAGGAGGTGGTGGTAATTTTTCCTTTAGGATTTTGACTGCGGATTCAGAAGCCGATGCAATGGCACCACCT is a window from the Leptospira ellinghausenii genome containing:
- a CDS encoding PilZ domain-containing protein; translated protein: MSSERRIYNRISEKVHLTYRVIQSGAGSAQFLPSDKGEGDSQDISEGGLLFRTKEPMPMGTRLELELRFPDVKYVLYPKAKVVRLEEFGEGAFYEVGLEFNQIFDDDKKLLLEHIKKLEV